tctttctcgctctccctATTTCTATcattgtccctctctctttctctctccctagttctttctccctcctccctgcctgtcCTCTTGCTCTCCAACTGcagtcctccatctctcctctccaccatctcatgtctcctcttctcatcctccctggacctatccctctctctgttctgttggTCTCCATGGCGATTTCGTAACCCTCCGTCctcctgcctgtgtgtgtctcggGGGTTCCGTGGTTCTGCCCCAGGCCCTGGTCTCTCTCCCCTGGACCTCAGCCGCTCCTCTGCCGCCCCCCGCTGGCTGTACTTGTCATAACCCAGgtcctctttctcctgcttcaTCCTCACTGTCGGGGCAGGCCCAGGGGGAGTCTGGGCcagcctctccctctgctccctctcctcctttagAGCCTTCTTCTCCTTTTTCTcctttttatttttcttcttctctttcttgtcTGGGTTGGAAATGAAAGAAAAGACAGAGTGAGGTCAGGTAAGAGGAGATGATATGAACATGACAGACGCCTATTTGAGACACTGACAGCCAAGTTATCCTTCACTACTTGGCTGTACTCAGTGTCCTTGCCTTACAATTAAAGTCTACTTTAGTCAAAACGGCTCTGGGAATGACAAGCAGCAGACATGTACCATCTAAGCCTCCAGTAGTATCCCCTCCTCACCTTTCTTGGGCTTCTTCACTGGTACAGCATACTGTTCCTCTTCTTCGGACTCAGAGGATGAATGGTCGGGTAGTTTAGGGGCACAGCCCTCCTCCCTCAGGCGCTTGGTGATATCGTCCATGTCCTCATTGTCTTTGGGAGGGCGGTAGTTCAGCACGTGGTCCACTCGGATGGTCCGCCCCTTTATCTAGATgtcaagagagagacagatcataACACAATGTAATGAGGTACAGTAATTTACAAGTATTTTGCCAGTAAAAGTGTTTGGAACATCTAACCTTCATTTATGCATGTTTACTGGTTTGGtctcataaaatgtatttctctcttgttctctttcaGCTGGGAGTGATTACTGTTCATTACCTTGATCCCGTTTAAGTTGTCCACAGCCAGGATTGTGCTCCTTTGGTCCTCGTAG
The sequence above is a segment of the Salvelinus alpinus chromosome 1, SLU_Salpinus.1, whole genome shotgun sequence genome. Coding sequences within it:
- the LOC139533407 gene encoding RNA-binding motif protein, X-linked 2-like; the encoded protein is MNPLTKVKLINELNEREASLGVKETVSWHSEYKDSAWIFIGGFPYELTEGDIVCVFSQYGEIANINLVRDKKTGKSKGFCFICYEDQRSTILAVDNLNGIKIKGRTIRVDHVLNYRPPKDNEDMDDITKRLREEGCAPKLPDHSSSESEEEEQYAVPVKKPKKDKKEKKKNKKEKKEKKALKEEREQRERLAQTPPGPAPTVRMKQEKEDLGYDKYSQRGAAEERLRSRGERPGPGAEPRNPRDTHRQEDGGLRNRHGDQQNRERDRSREDEKRRHEMVERRDGGLQLESKRTGREEGERTRERERERDNDRNRESEKDRDSDRNRDREREKDRDSDRNRDREREKDRDSDRNRDSDRNRERDQSSKHREKHSRERDYRRK